The sequence below is a genomic window from Bos indicus isolate NIAB-ARS_2022 breed Sahiwal x Tharparkar chromosome 24, NIAB-ARS_B.indTharparkar_mat_pri_1.0, whole genome shotgun sequence.
TGAGGAAGACAGGAGCCGTTGTGCCGAAGTGAGACCGTATGAGGAAGACAGGAGCCGTTGTGCCGAAGTGAGACCGTATGAGGAAGACTGGAGCCGTTGTGCCGAAGTGAGACCGTATGAGGAAGACTGGAGCCGTTGTGCCGAAGTGAGACCGTATGAGGAAGACAGGAGCCGTTGTGCCGAAGTGAGACCGTATGAGGAAGACAGGAGCCGTTGTGCCGAAGTGAGACCGTATGAGGAAGACAGGAGCCGTTGTGCCGAAGTGAGACTGTATGAGGAAGACTGGAGCCGTTGTGCCGAAGTGAGACCGTATGAGGAAGACAAGAGCCGTTGTGCCGAAGTGAGACCGTATGAGGAAGACTGGAGCCGTTGTGCCGAAGTGAGACCGTATGAGGAAGACTGGAGCCGTTGTGCCGAAGTGAGACCGTATGAGGAAGACAGGAGCCGTTGTGCCGAAGTGAGACCGTATGAGGAAGACAGGAGCCGTTGTGCCGAAGTGAGACTGTATGAGGAAGACAGGAGCCGTTGTGCCGAAGTGAGACTGTATGAGGAAGACTGGAGCCGTTGTGCCGAAGTGAGACTGTATGAGGAAGACAGGAGCCGTTGTGCCGAAGTGAGACTGTATGAGGAAGACAACAGTCGTTGTGCCGAAGTGAGACTGTATGAGGAAGAATGGAGTCGTTGTGCCGAAGTGAGACTGTATGAGGAAGACAACAGTCGTTGTGCCGAAGTGAGACTGTATGAGGAAGACTGGAGTCGTTGTGCCGAAGTGAGACTGTATGAGAAAGACTGGAGTCGTTGTGCCGAAGTGAGACTGTATGAGGAAGACAGGAGTCGTTGTGCCGAAGTGAGACTGTATGAGGAAGACTGGAGCCGTTGTGCCGAAGTGAGACTGTATGAGGAAGACAGGAGCCGTTGTGCCGAAGTGAGACTGTATGAGGAAGACAGGAGCCGTTGTGCCGAAGTGAGACTGTATGAGGAAGACAACAGTCATTGTGCCGAAGTGAGACTGTATGAGGAAGACAAGAGCCGTTGTGCCGAAGTGAGACTGTATGAGGAAGACAGGAGTCGTTGTGCCGAAGTGAGACTGTATGAGGAAGACTGGAGTCGTTGTGCCGAAGTGAGACTGTATGAGGAAGACAGGAGCCGTTGTGCCGAAGTGAGACTGTATGAGGAAGACAAGAGCCGTTGTGCCGAAGTGAGACTGTATGAGGAAGACAAGAACTGTTGTGCCGAAGTGAGACTGTATGAGGAAGACTGGAGTCGTTGTGCTGAAGTGAGACTGTatgagaaagactggccaaacgTGGAACCGATCCCAGCACCCCTGCTCCAGGGTGGGGGTCCCGCTGGCGGAGAGGCTCAGCCGCAGCTCCAGCACAGGGCAGCGAGCTCTCAGGCCAGAGACTCACTCTTCCCACCAGATGCACCATGCACGCCAGCTGTCACGGGAGGCCTGAGGGCTTTATGAGGCTGCCTGTTCACTCCCCCGGCTTCATGTGGAAGCCAGCGGTGCTTGGCTTTTAGAAAcatatttctttctctatgagTAATTTAAAAGTGACTCATGCTCAGCTTCACCAGCCAGTGCATGTGACCCGCGGTGCTGGGTGAGTGTATCTATAGATGTGTAAACCGAAGCAGTTCTTAGAACACAGCCTCCCCCTCCCACGTGCTGTTTATTTCCCTCTACTTCACAGGCACTGAGCGATGATACAGATGAGCTG
It includes:
- the LOC139179514 gene encoding uncharacterized protein; this encodes MVHLVGRVSLWPESSLPCAGAAAEPLRQRDPHPGAGVLGSVPRLASLSHTVSLQHNDSSLPHTVSLRHNSSCLPHTVSLRHNGSCLPHTVSLRHNGSCLPHTVSLRHNDSSLPHTVSLRHNDSCLPHTVSLRHNGSCLPHTVSLRHNDCCLPHTVSLRHNGSCLPHTVSLRHNGSCLPHTVSLRHNGSSLPHTVSLRHNDSCLPHTVSLRHNDSSLSHTVSLRHNDSSLPHTVSLRHNDCCLPHTVSLRHNDSILPHTVSLRHNDCCLPHTVSLRHNGSCLPHTVSLRHNGSSLPHTVSLRHNGSCLPHTVSLRHNGSCLPHTVSLRHNGSCLPHTVSLRHNGSSLPHTVSLRHNGSSLPHTVSLRHNGSCLPHTVSLRHNGSSLPHTVSLRHNGSCLPHTVSLRHNGSCLPHTVSLRHNGSCLPHTVSLRHNGSSLPHTVSLRHNGSSLPHTVSLRHNGSCLPHTVSLRHNGSCLPHTVSLRHNGSSLPHTVSLRHNGSSLPHTVSLRHNGSCLPHTVSLRHNGSCLPHTVSLRHNDCCLPHTVSLRHNNSSLSHTVSLRHNGSCLSHTVSLRHNDSSLSHTVSLRHNGSSIFFETVVVVVVVDHF